Proteins encoded by one window of Anas platyrhynchos isolate ZD024472 breed Pekin duck chromosome 14, IASCAAS_PekinDuck_T2T, whole genome shotgun sequence:
- the LARS1 gene encoding leucine--tRNA ligase, cytoplasmic, protein MAERKGTAKVDFLKSIEREVQRRWDAERVFESDASDARSRSSKGKYFVTFPYPYMNGRLHLGHTFSLSKCEFATGYQRLKGKSCLFPFGLHCTGMPIKACADKLKREMELYGCPPEFPDEEEEEEDNSGKKEEEVIIKDKAKGKKSKAAAKTGSSKYQWGIMKSLGLSDEEVIGFSEAEHWLDYFPPLAVQDLKSMGLKVDWRRSFITTDVNPYYDSFVRWQFLTLRERNKIKFGKRYTIYSPKDGQPCMDHDRQTGEGVGPQEYTLIKMKVLEPYPAKLSGLRGKNIFLVAATLRPETMFGQTNCWVRPDMKYIGFETANGDIFICTQRAARNMSYQGFTKDNGVVPVVKELMGEEILGAALSAPLTAYKVIYTLPMLTIKEDKGTGVVTSVPSDSPDDLAALRDLKKKQAFRMKYGIKDEMVLPFEPVPIIETPGYGNLCASSVCDELKIQSQNDREKLAEAKQRVYLKAFYEGVMLVDGYKGQKVQDVKKLIQKMMVDNDEAMIFMEPEKQVISRSSDECVVALCDQWYLDYGEVGWKKQTSECLKHLETFCEETRRNFEATLGWLQEHACSRTYGLGTRLPWDEQWLIESLSDSTIYMAYYTVAHLLQGGNLSGQGESPLGIRAHQMSKEVWDYIFFKAAPFPKTDIPKEKLDKLKEEFEFWYPVDLRVSGKDLVPNHLSYYLYNHVAMWSDQREKWPVAVRANGHLLLNSEKMSKSTGNFLTLAQTVDKFSADGMRLALADAGDTVEDANFVEAMADAGILRLYTWVEWVKEMIANRDSLRSGPANTFNDRVFASEMNAGVIKTDQNYEKMMFKEALKTGFFEFQAAKDKYRELAIEGMHRELVFRFIEVQTLILAPICPHLCEHIWSLLGKPDSIMKASWPIAGPVDEILIRSSQYLMEAAHELRLRLKSFMAPVKGKKSTKEPPQKPSHCTIYVAKNYPPWQHTTLSVLRKHYQDSGGQLPDNKVIASELSNLPELKKYMKKVMPFVAMIKENLEKKGSRVLDLELEFDEQAVLMENIVYLTNSLELDHIEVKFASEAEDKIKEECCPGKPFSVFRTEPGVSVFLVNPQPSNGHFSTKIDIRQGDNRETVIRRLMKMDRGIKDLSKVKLMRFDDPVLGPRRVPVLGKEEVEKTPILEQAIFHIDLDEKRVHITENGLTKDIGDTIVYLVH, encoded by the exons ATGGCG GAGCGCAAGGGCACGGCCAAGGTTGATTTCCTGAAGAGCATCGAGCGGGAGGTGCAGCGGCGCTGGGACGCGGAGCGGGTCTTCGAGAGCGACGCCTCGGATGCGCGGAGCCGCAGCAG caaagGGAAGTACTTTGTTACTTTTCCTTACCCCTACATGAATGGACGACTTCACCTGGGACACACATTTTCTTTATCCAAATGTGAG TTTGCAACTGGGTATCAGCGGCTAAAGGGAAAGAGTTGTTTGTTCCCATTTGGCCTACACTGCACAGGGATGCCTATCAAG gcttgtgcAGATAAGctaaaaagagaaatggaattaTATGGCTGCCCCCCTGAATTTCCtgatgaggaggaagaggaagaagataaTTCtggtaaaaaagaagaagaggtTATCAtcaaagacaaagcaaaagggaaaaag AGTAAGGCTGCTGCCAAGACTGGGTCTTCCAAATACCAGTGGGGAATTATGAAGTCTTTGGGTCTATCTGATGAAGAAGTCATTGGTTTTTCTGAAGCTGAGCATTGGCTGGATTATTTCCCTCCCCTTGCTGTCCAGGATCTGAAGAGCATGGGATTGAAG GTGGATTGGAGGCGTTCTTTCATTACCACAGATGTTAACCCTTATTACGATTCCTTTGTACGATGGCAATTCCTTACcttaagagaaagaaataagattaAGTTTGGAAAACG ATACACAATTTATTCTCCAAAAGATGGACAGCCTTGCATGGATCATGACAGGCAAACAGGAGAG GGTGTCGGACCTCAAGAATATACTCTAATAAAAATGAAGGTGTTAGAACCTTACCCAGCAAAATTAAG tggcctaagaggaaaaaatatcttcttggTGGCTGCTACGCTCAGACCAGAGACCATGTTTGGACAGACTAACTGCTGGGTTCGCCCAGATATGAAGTACATCGGCTTTGAAACTGCGAATGGGGATATTTTTATCTGTACACAAAGAGCTGCCAGGAACATGTCCTACCAGGgctttacaaaagacaatggaGTCGTACCTGTTGTCAAGGAACTGATGGGAGAA GAGATTCTTGGTGCTGCACTTTCTGCACCTCTCACCGCCTACAAAGTTATATATACTCTTCCCATGCTCACAATCAAGGAAGATAAAG GAACTGGAGTGGTAACAAGTGTCCCTTCTGATTCTCCAGATGATCTTGCCGCCCTgagagatttgaaaaaaaaacag GCTTTCAGAATGAAGTATGGCATTAAAGATGAAATGGTCCTGCCGTTTGAACCG GTGCCCATCATCGAAACGCCAGGATATGGCAACCTTTGTGCTTCATCAGTCTGTGATGAGCTCAAAATTCAGAGCCAGAATGACAGAGAGAAACTTGCTGAGGCCAAGCAGAGAGTATACCTGAAAGCATTTTATGAAGGA GTAATGTTGGTGGATGGATACAAAGGACAAAAAGTTCAAGATGTCAAGAAACTTATTCAGAAGATGATGGTGGATAAC GATGAAGCCATGATTTTTATGGAACCTGAGAAACAAGTTATATCAAGGTCCTCTGATGAATGTGTCGTGGCCCTTTGTGACCAGTG GTATTTAGATTATGGTGAAGTGGGCTGGAAGAAACAGACGTCAGAGTGCTTGAAACATCTAGAGAC GTTTTGTGAAGAGACTAGAAGAAATTTTGAAGCTACTTTAGGATGGCTACAAGAGCATGCGTGCTCAAGGACGTATGGGTTAG GTACCCGTTTGCCTTGGGATGAGCAGTGGCTGATAGAGTCTCTCTCTGACTCAACTATCTACATGGCCTATTACACAGTTGCTCATCTGTTACAAGGAGGGAACCTGAGTGGCCAGGGAGAATCTCCTCTAGGCATTAG GGCACATCAAATGAGCAAAGAAGTTTGGGATTACATCTTCTTCAAGGCAGCTCCATTTCCTAAAACAGATATTCCAAAAGAAAAGTTGGACAAGCTGAAGGAGGAGTTTGAATTTTGGTATCCTGTGGATCTCAGAGTCTCTGGCAAAGATCTCGTTCCAAATCATCTCTCATACTACCTCTATAATCATGTGGCTATGTGGTCAGATCAAAG agaaaaatggccagtagCTGTGAGAGCAAATGGACATCTCCTTCTCAATTCTGAAAAG atGTCTAAATCTACAGGCAACTTTCTTACACTAGCTCAAACTGTTGACAAGTTTTCTGCAGATG GCATGCGTTTAGCCTTGGCTGATGCTGGAGACACTGTTGAAGATGCCAACTTTGTGGAAGCCATGGCTGATGCTGGTATTCTTCGTCTCTACACGTGGGTGGAGTGGGTAAAGGAGATGATTGCAAACAGAGACAGTCTAAGAAGCGGTCCTGCTAACACCTTCAATGACAGAGTCTTTGCCAG TGAAATGAATGCAGGCGTAATAAAGACGGATCAAAATTATGAGAAGATGATGTTTAAGGAAGCACTAAAAACTGGCTTCTTTGAGTTTCAG GCAGCAAAAGATAAATATCGTGAGCTGGCAATAGAGGGAATGCACAGAGAGCTGGTGTTTCGGTTTATTGAAGTTCAGACTCTGATCTTGGCTCCCATTTGTCCCCACTTATGTGAACACATCTGGTCACTGCTGGGAAAG CCTGATTCCATCATGAAAGCCTCTTGGCCAATAGCAGGTCCTGTGGATGAGATACTAATTCGCTCTTCTCAGTACCTCATGGAAGCAGCTCATGAGCTCAGACTTCGTCTCAAGAGCTTCATGGCACCTGTGAAAGGAAAG AAAAGTACTAAAGAACCTCCCCAGAAGCCTTCTCACTGTACCATCTATGTGGCAAAGAACTACCCGCCTTGGCAGCACACCACCTTATCAGTTCTGCGCAAGCACTATCAG GACAGTGGAGGTCAACTGCCAGATAATAAAGTAATTGCCAGTGAGCTTAGCAACTTGCCAGAGCTGAAGAAGTATATGAAGAAGGTTATGCCTTTTGTTGCCATGATTAAG GAAAATCTGGAGAAGAAAGGTTCACGTGTTCTTGATCTGGAACTGGAATTTGATGAACAGGCAGTGCTCATGGAGAATATTGTCTATTTGACAAATTCCCTAGAG CTGGATCACATTGAAGTGAAGTTTGCTTCTGAAgcagaagataaaataaaagaagaatgcTGTCCTGGAAAACCGTTTTCTGTATTCCGAACTGAG CCTGGTGTGTCTGTATTTTTGGT